The DNA segment CCACCAGGCGGTCTCGCCGAGCGCGTCGTACGGCCGGTCGTAGAAGAACCAGTAGCGCAGATCCGCCGCGCGGAAGGCGTCGATGTTGACTGTCATCACGACGACCGTCGCCGCGAAGAGCGCGACGGCGATCACCCGGGAGAGCAGGATCTGCCGCGGCGTCAGGTCGAGCCAGCGGTCCACCAGCAGCCGCGAGCCGGCCTTCCAGCCGCGCAGCCGCCAGCCGAAGACGAAGAACGGCAGGATCCCGATCGCCCGCGCGAGCGAGAAGGTCGAGTCGATGTTGTCGTAGTAGCTGACGCCGACAGCGAGGACCACGCTGATCAGCAGCGGCCAGCGCAGCAGCGCGAGGTAGGGGAGGACCAGTCGGAAGATCCCGAGCGCGAGCAGGAACCACAGCGTCCAGCTCGGCTTGGTCGGGTTGAACTCCTGCTTGCCCTCGACCGCGAACTGCACCAGCGTCCAGATCGTCTCCATGATCAGGTAGGGCAGCAGGATGTCGGTGAGCACCCGGCGCATCGCGCGGGCGTTCGGCGCTCCGCCCTTGGAGAAGTAGCCGGAGATGATCGCGAAGGCCGGCATGTGGAAGGCGTAGATCGTCAGGTACACGACGAGCGACGTGTCCGAGTTGGCGGTCAGCCGCTGGATGCCGTGGCCGATCACCACGAGCGCGACGCAGACGAAGCGGGCGTTGTCCCAGAGGGGCACGCGGCGCTTGGGGGCGGTGGGCGACCCGGCGGTGGCGGGAGCCGGGTCGGCGGGCTGCATGCGGCCAGGCTAGCGTTGGCTCCGACGACGGAGTCGATGGTGTCCG comes from the Rathayibacter festucae DSM 15932 genome and includes:
- a CDS encoding acyltransferase family protein, with translation MQPADPAPATAGSPTAPKRRVPLWDNARFVCVALVVIGHGIQRLTANSDTSLVVYLTIYAFHMPAFAIISGYFSKGGAPNARAMRRVLTDILLPYLIMETIWTLVQFAVEGKQEFNPTKPSWTLWFLLALGIFRLVLPYLALLRWPLLISVVLAVGVSYYDNIDSTFSLARAIGILPFFVFGWRLRGWKAGSRLLVDRWLDLTPRQILLSRVIAVALFAATVVVMTVNIDAFRAADLRYWFFYDRPYDALGETAWWAGLVRLALMATAVVLSLALFSLIPRRRTAMTAWGQSTMYVYLLHSFVLYPLRESGLLSATESTVALILMIVFCIAVAIALSLGWTRTVFHKIVEPRAAWLFAPVVDERPERPNRADPTGSKRDPHPISGIRTGR